A genomic stretch from Falco naumanni isolate bFalNau1 chromosome 6, bFalNau1.pat, whole genome shotgun sequence includes:
- the FAM89A gene encoding protein FAM89A, which produces MSGPGLLGPGGGAGLPPLPKSLSGLLNSSSSGGGGQGGRWRDLERLYAQKSRIQDELSGGGRGSPRPPKPPNLDAALALLRKEMVGLRQLDMSLLCQLYSLYESIQEYKGACQADTNADCTYALENGFFDEEEEYF; this is translated from the exons ATGAGCGggccggggctgctggggccCGGTGGCGGCGCGGGGCTGCCGCCGCTGCCCAAGAGCCTGAGCGGGCTGCTgaactcctcctcctccggcggcggcggccaggGCGGGCGCTGGCGGGACCTGGAGCGGCTCTACGCCCAGAAGTCCCGCATCCAGGACGAACtgagcggcggcggccggggctcGCCGCGGCCGCCCAAGCCTCCCAACCTGGACGCGGCGCTGGCCCTGCTCCGCAAGGAGATG GTTGGCCTTCGGCAGCTAGATATGTCATTGCTGTGTCAGCTGTATTCCCTGTATGAATCCATTCAAGAATACAAAGGTGCCTGCCAAGCTGACACTAATGCAGACTGCACATATGCTCTGGAAAACGGTTTTTTtgatgaagaggaggaataCTTCTAG